A single genomic interval of Caballeronia sp. NK8 harbors:
- the oiaK gene encoding 3-oxo-isoapionate kinase OiaK, with amino-acid sequence MSTQWPDGLLLAYYGDDFTGSTDAMEALSAAGVPTLLCLQAPTPELLARFPDVRCVGLAGSSRGRSPQWMDDELPRAFASLAALGAPILQYKVCSTFDSSPHTGSIGRAIDIGVTRMRGKWSPMIVGAPRLKRYQAFGNLFAAVDGEGYRLDRHPTMSRHPVTPMNEADLRVHLRQQTQRRIELIDFVRLRSPDVRERLNALTNDDAPIVMIDVLDEETLAAAGKLVWEGRGEGVFTASSSGLQYALAAHWRSQGLVPQTPGLPDASAVDVIAAVSGSCSPVTAGQIRWARDNGFRVERLELRRALDARAREAEIERVVGVAAQAVREGRSPLVFSAEGPDDPAVLAFDDIASDAGLSRAEAARRVGETLADVMRRLLDRAPLRRVVVAGGDSSGEVASTLGIGALSVAAGMAPGAPLCRAWSDDPARDGLEIVLKGGQIGGVSFFGNVRDGASRAASS; translated from the coding sequence ATGAGCACGCAATGGCCCGATGGCCTGCTGCTCGCGTATTACGGCGACGACTTCACGGGTTCCACCGACGCGATGGAAGCGCTGAGCGCCGCCGGCGTCCCGACGCTGCTCTGTCTGCAAGCGCCGACGCCCGAGCTGCTCGCGCGCTTTCCCGACGTGCGCTGCGTCGGGCTGGCGGGATCGTCGCGCGGGCGCAGTCCGCAATGGATGGACGACGAATTGCCGCGCGCTTTCGCGAGCCTCGCGGCACTGGGCGCGCCGATCCTGCAATACAAGGTCTGCTCGACTTTCGATTCATCGCCGCACACTGGCTCGATCGGCCGCGCGATCGATATCGGCGTCACGCGGATGCGCGGCAAGTGGTCGCCGATGATCGTCGGCGCGCCGCGTCTGAAGCGCTATCAGGCGTTCGGCAATCTGTTCGCGGCGGTGGATGGCGAAGGCTATCGGCTCGACCGTCATCCGACGATGTCGCGTCATCCCGTCACGCCGATGAACGAAGCGGACTTGCGCGTGCATTTGCGGCAGCAAACGCAGCGGCGCATCGAACTGATCGATTTCGTGCGGCTGCGTTCGCCCGATGTTCGCGAACGCCTGAACGCGCTGACGAATGACGATGCGCCCATCGTCATGATCGACGTGCTCGACGAAGAGACGCTCGCCGCCGCCGGCAAGCTCGTCTGGGAAGGGCGCGGCGAGGGCGTGTTCACGGCGTCGTCGTCGGGATTGCAATATGCGCTCGCGGCGCACTGGCGCTCGCAAGGCCTCGTGCCGCAGACGCCTGGACTGCCCGACGCATCCGCCGTCGATGTCATCGCCGCCGTCAGCGGAAGCTGCTCGCCGGTGACGGCCGGGCAGATTCGCTGGGCGCGCGACAACGGCTTTCGCGTCGAGCGGCTTGAACTGCGCCGCGCGCTCGATGCGCGTGCGCGCGAAGCCGAGATCGAACGCGTGGTCGGCGTCGCGGCGCAAGCCGTGAGGGAAGGTCGCAGCCCGCTCGTGTTCAGCGCCGAAGGCCCGGACGATCCCGCCGTGCTCGCTTTCGACGACATCGCATCGGACGCCGGCCTGAGCCGCGCCGAAGCTGCGCGCCGCGTCGGCGAAACGCTCGCCGACGTCATGCGCCGGTTGCTCGATCGCGCGCCGTTGCGCCGCGTCGTCGTCGCGGGCGGCGACAGCTCGGGCGAAGTGGCGAGCACGCTGGGCATCGGCGCATTGAGCGTCGCGGCGGGCATGGCGCCGGGCGCGCCGCTGTGCCGCGCATGGTCCGACGATCCCGCGCGCGACGGCCTCGAAATCGTGCTGAAAGGCGGGCAGATCGGCGGCGTGTCTTTCTTCGGCAACGTGCGCGACGGCGCTTCGCGCGCGGCTTCTTCGTGA
- a CDS encoding phosphogluconate dehydrogenase C-terminal domain-containing protein — protein sequence MKEKIALFGAGGKMGVRLSSNLLKSDYRVAHVEPGAAGQKRLKDELGIECVSADAALDGAQVVILAVPDTLIGKLSHEIAPKLTPGTMVMTLDAAAPFAGHLPDRKDLTYFVAHPCHPIIFNYDLDEKSVHDHFGGAHAKQSIVSALMQGPEEAFDLGEAVAKVIYAPILRSYRLTVDQMAILEPGLSETICATLLYVMREAMDETIKRGVPEQAARDFLLGHMNILGAVIFNEIPGAFSDACNKAIEFGKPRLMRDDWKNVFDREEIAESIRRIT from the coding sequence ATGAAGGAAAAGATCGCGTTGTTCGGAGCTGGCGGCAAGATGGGCGTGCGCCTCTCCAGCAATCTGCTGAAGTCGGATTATCGCGTCGCGCACGTCGAACCGGGCGCGGCCGGACAGAAGCGCCTGAAGGATGAACTGGGCATCGAATGCGTGTCCGCCGATGCCGCGCTCGACGGCGCACAAGTGGTGATCCTGGCCGTGCCCGATACGCTGATCGGCAAGCTCTCGCACGAGATCGCGCCGAAGCTTACGCCCGGCACGATGGTCATGACACTCGATGCCGCCGCGCCGTTCGCCGGCCACCTTCCGGACCGCAAGGACCTGACGTACTTCGTCGCGCATCCGTGCCATCCGATCATCTTCAACTACGACCTCGACGAAAAGTCAGTGCACGATCACTTCGGCGGCGCGCACGCGAAGCAGTCGATCGTCAGCGCGCTGATGCAAGGGCCGGAGGAAGCGTTCGATCTCGGCGAGGCCGTCGCGAAGGTGATCTATGCGCCGATCCTGCGTTCGTATCGCCTGACCGTCGATCAGATGGCGATCCTGGAGCCGGGTCTGTCGGAAACGATCTGCGCGACGCTGCTGTACGTGATGCGCGAGGCGATGGATGAAACCATCAAGCGCGGCGTGCCGGAGCAGGCCGCGCGCGACTTTCTGCTCGGCCACATGAACATTCTCGGCGCGGTGATCTTCAACGAGATTCCCGGGGCGTTCTCCGATGCGTGCAACAAGGCGATCGAGTTCGGCAAGCCGCGTCTGATGCGCGACGACTGGAAGAACGTGTTCGACCGCGAGGAGATCGCGGAAAGCATCCGCCGTATTACCTGA
- a CDS encoding polyketide cyclase produces the protein METQTITVTIARDWRELYDAIWRPEVFPTWASGLAQSTLEDMDDHWRARGPEGDVTIRFTEHNAFGVMDHRVYLPNGDEVYVPLRVYQNGAGAEVALTLFRQPGMSDEKFAADAQWVRRDLAALAGRYGKP, from the coding sequence ATGGAAACGCAGACCATTACCGTGACGATCGCGCGCGACTGGCGCGAGCTGTACGACGCGATCTGGCGTCCTGAGGTGTTTCCGACGTGGGCGTCGGGGCTCGCGCAGTCGACGCTGGAAGACATGGACGATCATTGGCGCGCCCGTGGGCCGGAAGGCGACGTGACGATCCGCTTCACGGAGCACAACGCGTTCGGCGTGATGGATCATCGGGTGTATCTGCCGAACGGTGATGAGGTCTATGTTCCATTGCGCGTCTATCAGAACGGCGCGGGCGCTGAAGTGGCGCTCACGCTGTTTCGCCAGCCCGGCATGAGCGATGAAAAATTCGCCGCGGATGCGCAGTGGGTTCGGCGGGATCTTGCGGCGCTTGCCGGGCGTTACGGGAAGCCCTGA
- a CDS encoding cupin domain-containing protein produces MTSIESSRGQRVAIDPLDKARKIDGFWQQRVIAEMNDYQFKVARLEGDFIWHRHADTDETFIVLEGELRIDFRDGAMVLRAGEFGVVPKGVEHKPYAAREVKIMLIEPRGVVNTGETQNERTAPNDLWV; encoded by the coding sequence ATGACATCCATCGAAAGCTCTCGCGGCCAGCGCGTCGCGATCGACCCGCTCGACAAGGCGCGCAAGATCGACGGCTTCTGGCAGCAGCGCGTGATCGCCGAAATGAACGACTATCAGTTCAAGGTCGCGCGTCTCGAAGGCGATTTCATCTGGCATCGTCACGCGGACACCGACGAGACCTTCATCGTGCTCGAGGGCGAATTGCGCATCGACTTTCGCGACGGCGCGATGGTTCTGCGCGCGGGCGAGTTCGGCGTCGTGCCGAAGGGCGTCGAGCATAAGCCGTATGCGGCGCGCGAAGTGAAGATCATGCTCATCGAGCCGCGTGGCGTCGTCAATACCGGCGAGACGCAGAACGAGCGCACCGCGCCCAACGATCTCTGGGTTTGA
- a CDS encoding AraC family transcriptional regulator, whose protein sequence is MKKTAPDWVLRAAPTEGIERIEAWFGGKAYGMHRHDTYAIGRTLAGVQSFNYRRGLRHSVPGQTMVLHPDELHDGQAGTGEGFRYRMLYVDPALIQAILGGRALPFVEGGVTTDLRVSRATEALLQRTEGAQPPFEPLEQHDALTELALALAQAAGAPTVSDSGDYTSAARAHAYLHANCDRIITLDELERVTGRDRFGLSRDFRKFYGTSPYRYLTMRRLDLARRLMLTGAPLADIAAHAGFADQSHMTRQFTRAFGIPPARWRTIASGVASG, encoded by the coding sequence ATGAAGAAAACCGCGCCGGACTGGGTACTGCGCGCCGCGCCGACCGAAGGCATCGAACGCATCGAGGCCTGGTTTGGCGGCAAGGCCTACGGCATGCATCGGCACGACACCTATGCGATCGGCCGCACGCTCGCGGGCGTGCAGAGCTTCAACTATCGGCGCGGGCTGCGTCACAGCGTGCCGGGCCAGACGATGGTCCTGCATCCAGACGAACTTCATGACGGACAGGCGGGCACCGGCGAGGGCTTCCGCTATCGCATGCTGTATGTCGATCCCGCGCTGATTCAGGCGATACTCGGCGGCCGCGCGCTGCCTTTCGTCGAAGGCGGCGTGACGACCGATCTGCGCGTCTCGCGCGCGACGGAAGCCCTGCTGCAGCGCACCGAAGGGGCGCAGCCGCCGTTCGAGCCGCTCGAACAGCACGATGCGCTGACCGAACTGGCGCTCGCGCTCGCGCAAGCGGCCGGCGCGCCAACGGTCTCCGATAGCGGCGATTACACGAGCGCCGCGCGCGCTCATGCCTATCTGCATGCGAACTGCGATCGCATCATCACGCTGGACGAACTGGAGCGTGTGACAGGGCGCGACCGCTTCGGGCTGTCGCGTGATTTCCGCAAGTTCTACGGCACGAGTCCGTATCGCTATCTGACGATGCGCCGCCTCGATCTGGCCCGCCGCCTCATGCTGACCGGCGCGCCGCTCGCGGATATCGCGGCGCACGCGGGCTTCGCCGATCAGAGTCACATGACGCGCCAGTTCACGCGTGCGTTCGGCATTCCGCCCGCGCGCTGGCGGACGATCGCGAGCGGCGTCGCATCGGGCTGA
- a CDS encoding ribulose-bisphosphate carboxylase large subunit family protein — protein sequence MTERIHATYWLETGVDPRIAAETIAGEQSSGTFIALPNETPELKARSGARVERLDVLGHSETPSLPGGAASARYTQCVLELSWPIENFGASLPNLMSTIAGNLFELRQVSGLRLTGLRLPASFAAAYPGPAFGIEGTRKLSGVTHGPLIGTIIKPSVGLSPEETAEQVKALVAGGIDFIKDDELQADGSHCPFDERVRAVMRVVNDHAERTGKKVMVAFNVTGDLDQMKRRHDLVLEQGGTCVMAVLNSIGLVGMTELRKHSQLPIHAHRAGWGYLTRAEALGWDYAPWQMLWRLAGADHLHVNGLRNKFSESDESVIAAARAVLSPVMDEAPLTAMPVFSSGQTGLQAADTYAAIGCADLIHTAGGGIFGHPGGVAAGVEALREAWVAAIEGVPLARHAERNPALKAALEFWK from the coding sequence GTGACCGAACGCATCCACGCCACTTACTGGCTCGAAACCGGCGTCGACCCGCGCATTGCCGCCGAGACGATCGCGGGCGAGCAATCGAGCGGCACCTTCATCGCGCTGCCCAACGAGACGCCCGAGCTGAAGGCGCGTTCGGGCGCGCGCGTCGAACGGCTCGACGTGCTGGGACACAGCGAGACGCCGAGTCTGCCGGGCGGCGCGGCATCGGCGCGCTACACGCAGTGCGTGCTGGAGCTGTCATGGCCGATCGAAAACTTCGGCGCATCGCTGCCGAACCTGATGTCGACCATCGCGGGCAATCTGTTCGAGCTGCGGCAGGTGTCGGGCTTGCGTCTCACCGGCTTGCGCCTGCCCGCATCGTTCGCGGCGGCGTATCCGGGTCCGGCGTTCGGCATCGAGGGCACCCGCAAGCTGTCGGGCGTGACACACGGGCCGCTCATCGGCACGATCATCAAGCCGAGCGTCGGGCTCTCGCCCGAGGAAACCGCGGAGCAGGTGAAGGCGCTTGTCGCGGGCGGCATCGATTTCATCAAGGATGACGAACTACAGGCCGACGGCTCGCATTGCCCGTTCGATGAACGCGTGCGCGCGGTGATGCGCGTCGTGAACGATCACGCCGAGCGCACCGGCAAGAAGGTGATGGTCGCGTTCAACGTGACCGGCGATCTCGACCAGATGAAGCGTCGTCACGATCTCGTGCTCGAACAGGGCGGCACGTGCGTGATGGCGGTGCTCAATTCGATCGGTCTCGTCGGCATGACCGAGTTGCGCAAGCACAGTCAGTTGCCGATTCACGCGCATCGCGCGGGCTGGGGCTATCTGACGCGCGCCGAAGCGCTCGGCTGGGACTACGCGCCGTGGCAGATGCTGTGGCGTCTCGCGGGCGCGGACCATCTGCACGTGAACGGCTTGCGCAACAAGTTCAGCGAGTCGGATGAAAGCGTGATCGCGGCGGCGCGCGCGGTCTTGTCGCCGGTGATGGACGAAGCGCCGCTGACCGCGATGCCCGTCTTCAGTTCGGGCCAGACCGGTTTGCAGGCGGCCGATACGTATGCGGCGATCGGCTGCGCGGATTTGATCCACACGGCGGGCGGCGGCATCTTCGGTCATCCGGGCGGCGTGGCGGCGGGCGTCGAGGCGTTGCGCGAGGCGTGGGTCGCGGCGATCGAAGGCGTGCCGCTCGCGCGTCATGCCGAGCGCAATCCGGCATTGAAGGCCGCACTGGAGTTCTGGAAATGA
- a CDS encoding LysR substrate-binding domain-containing protein encodes MQTPRPSLNALRAFEAVARLRSMTLAAQELCVTHGAISRQVKALEDTLGLTLLVRSAQSSDPTPEGRRLAEGLTTAFNLIDASIEQLKPEPLTLSCSATIMMNWLIPRIAGFHRRYPQTELKFNMNYDQIDFVRDKISVAIRASTIEPPKDALTRTLIDEWIGPVCSPDYAQSIGLATPADLARAKLLATRTRPEAWADWYRATDIAPVAGASADAYEHFYLLIQAAVCGLGVALVPQMLVMNDLVSGKLVAPFGFAPGPRQLVLWVAPHLRAHADVAQLERWLIEEMNESLKEMTAFLRSRENAALRT; translated from the coding sequence ATGCAGACCCCGCGCCCTTCGCTGAACGCCCTGCGCGCGTTCGAGGCCGTGGCGCGCCTGCGCAGCATGACGCTCGCCGCGCAGGAACTGTGCGTCACGCACGGCGCGATCAGCCGGCAGGTGAAGGCGCTGGAGGACACGCTCGGCCTCACGCTGCTGGTGCGCTCGGCGCAGTCGTCGGACCCGACGCCCGAAGGCAGGCGCCTCGCCGAAGGCCTCACGACGGCATTCAACCTCATCGACGCGAGCATCGAGCAGCTCAAGCCCGAGCCGCTCACGCTGTCGTGCTCCGCGACCATCATGATGAACTGGCTGATTCCGCGCATCGCCGGCTTTCACCGGCGCTATCCGCAGACCGAGCTGAAGTTCAACATGAACTACGACCAGATCGATTTCGTGCGCGACAAGATCAGCGTTGCGATCCGCGCGAGCACGATCGAGCCGCCGAAGGACGCGCTCACGCGCACGCTCATCGACGAATGGATCGGGCCGGTGTGCTCGCCCGATTACGCGCAGTCGATCGGCCTCGCGACGCCCGCCGATCTCGCGCGCGCGAAGCTGCTTGCCACGCGCACGCGTCCCGAGGCGTGGGCGGACTGGTATCGCGCGACCGACATCGCGCCCGTTGCCGGCGCGAGCGCGGATGCCTACGAGCACTTTTATCTGCTGATCCAGGCCGCCGTGTGCGGGCTCGGCGTCGCACTCGTGCCGCAGATGCTGGTGATGAACGACCTCGTCTCCGGCAAGCTCGTCGCGCCGTTCGGCTTCGCGCCGGGGCCGCGCCAGCTCGTGCTGTGGGTCGCGCCGCATCTGCGCGCGCACGCCGACGTCGCGCAGCTTGAGCGCTGGCTGATCGAGGAAATGAACGAGAGCCTGAAGGAGATGACCGCGTTCCTGCGCTCGCGCGAGAACGCTGCGCTCAGGACGTGA
- a CDS encoding transcriptional regulator NanR has product MADIIQRRKLYQDVLDRLMERIRSGEIAPGAQLPSERELMEAYGVGRPAIREALQTLERSGIVEIAHGERARVVVPTAQSLIAQIAIGTMHLLRTQPDMLEHLKAARLFLETGTARMAAGKASDEDIARLVQRVEAQRAAVDDRDEFLACDMAFHREIAHITGNPIYPSIVESIFNWASEYYRPMVRAPGAESLTLAEHERIVEAIASRDGDAAAAAMHAHLSRASALYGTLITS; this is encoded by the coding sequence ATGGCGGACATCATTCAGCGGCGCAAGCTGTATCAGGACGTACTGGACCGGTTGATGGAGCGCATCCGCTCGGGCGAGATCGCGCCCGGCGCGCAGCTTCCGTCCGAGCGCGAATTGATGGAAGCCTATGGCGTGGGACGTCCGGCGATCCGCGAGGCCTTGCAGACGCTGGAGCGCTCCGGCATCGTCGAGATCGCGCATGGCGAGCGCGCGCGTGTGGTCGTGCCGACCGCGCAGAGCCTCATCGCGCAGATCGCCATCGGCACGATGCATCTGCTGCGCACGCAACCGGACATGCTCGAACATCTGAAAGCGGCGCGGCTTTTTCTCGAAACCGGCACGGCGCGCATGGCGGCCGGGAAGGCGTCGGACGAGGACATCGCGCGGCTCGTGCAGCGGGTCGAGGCGCAGCGCGCGGCGGTCGATGATCGCGACGAATTCCTCGCCTGCGACATGGCGTTTCATCGCGAGATCGCGCACATCACGGGCAATCCGATCTATCCGTCGATCGTCGAATCCATCTTCAACTGGGCGTCCGAATACTATCGGCCGATGGTGCGCGCGCCCGGCGCCGAATCGTTGACGCTTGCGGAGCACGAACGCATCGTCGAAGCGATTGCGTCGCGCGACGGCGACGCGGCAGCCGCCGCGATGCACGCGCATCTGTCGCGCGCGAGCGCGCTGTACGGCACGCTCATCACGTCCTGA
- a CDS encoding MFS transporter, with product MNVAETQSVEQSAIRKVSWRLVPFVALMFFINFLDRTAISFAGPNGMTKDLGLTAAQFGFAAGVFFIGYIVLEIPSNLALHKFGARRWLARIMVTWGVVALLFTWVSSINGLYTLRFLLGVAEAGFFPGAILFLSMWVPAKHRSHILALFYLAQPLTIVIGAPLAALLIQANGLFDLAGWRIMFFGVAIPAILVGVIAWFYLTDRPADAKWLTTAERDWLVTCLDEEERAKGASAKGHGSPMAALMSGRVWLFALMYFGLIYGLYALAFFLPTIIGGFEARFGTHFNVFQKGLITAVPYLPAAFALFLWSRDATKRGVRSWHIGVPALVGALSVPLAMQMNSPAATIAVITVTACAIFSALPNFWALPARFLSGAAAAAGIALINTVGNLAGFVAPYITGMAKDATGSYQLPMLIVGAMMLMSAALAFAIGRTSQERTPEAVAANAH from the coding sequence GCGGCTCGTGCCGTTCGTCGCGCTGATGTTCTTCATCAACTTTCTCGACCGGACCGCGATTTCCTTCGCCGGCCCGAACGGGATGACCAAGGATCTCGGTCTCACCGCCGCGCAATTCGGGTTCGCAGCGGGCGTGTTCTTCATCGGCTATATCGTGCTGGAGATTCCCAGCAATCTGGCGCTGCACAAGTTCGGCGCGCGCCGCTGGCTCGCGCGCATCATGGTCACGTGGGGCGTCGTCGCGCTGCTGTTCACGTGGGTCAGCAGCATCAACGGGCTGTATACGCTGCGCTTTCTGCTGGGCGTCGCTGAAGCAGGCTTCTTCCCCGGCGCGATCCTGTTCCTCAGCATGTGGGTGCCGGCGAAGCATCGCAGCCATATTCTCGCGCTGTTCTATCTCGCGCAGCCGCTCACGATCGTCATCGGCGCGCCGCTCGCCGCGCTGCTGATCCAGGCCAACGGGCTGTTCGATCTCGCCGGCTGGCGCATCATGTTCTTCGGCGTCGCGATTCCGGCGATTCTCGTCGGCGTGATCGCGTGGTTCTATCTGACCGACAGACCCGCCGACGCGAAGTGGCTCACGACCGCCGAGCGCGACTGGCTCGTCACGTGTCTGGACGAGGAAGAGCGCGCGAAGGGCGCATCGGCCAAAGGCCACGGCAGTCCGATGGCCGCGCTGATGAGCGGACGCGTGTGGCTCTTCGCGCTGATGTATTTCGGCCTGATCTACGGTCTCTATGCGCTGGCGTTCTTCCTGCCGACGATCATCGGCGGCTTCGAGGCGCGCTTCGGCACGCATTTCAACGTGTTCCAGAAAGGCCTGATCACGGCGGTTCCGTACCTGCCCGCCGCGTTCGCGCTGTTCCTGTGGAGCCGTGACGCGACCAAACGCGGCGTGCGCTCCTGGCATATCGGCGTGCCGGCGCTCGTCGGCGCGTTGAGCGTGCCGCTCGCCATGCAGATGAACTCGCCCGCCGCGACCATCGCCGTGATCACCGTGACGGCCTGCGCGATCTTCTCCGCGCTGCCGAACTTCTGGGCGCTGCCCGCGCGTTTCCTGTCGGGCGCAGCCGCCGCGGCGGGCATCGCGCTCATCAACACCGTGGGCAATCTCGCGGGCTTCGTCGCGCCGTACATCACCGGCATGGCGAAGGACGCGACGGGCTCATACCAACTGCCGATGCTGATCGTCGGCGCCATGATGCTCATGTCCGCCGCGCTCGCTTTCGCCATCGGACGCACGAGCCAGGAGCGGACGCCGGAAGCCGTCGCCGCTAACGCACATTAA
- a CDS encoding DUF4148 domain-containing protein → MKVIQSLIVAAAVAIPALSFAQSNQPITRAEVRAQLVELQKAGYNPASDQTQYPRNIQAAQARVDAAHGLTAYGAPAGGSVASGARSTDADVIGLGPVFAKP, encoded by the coding sequence ATGAAAGTCATTCAATCGCTGATCGTCGCTGCCGCTGTCGCCATTCCGGCTCTTTCGTTCGCGCAGTCGAACCAGCCGATTACCCGTGCCGAGGTGCGCGCGCAACTCGTCGAACTGCAAAAGGCGGGCTACAACCCCGCGAGCGACCAGACGCAATACCCGCGCAACATCCAGGCCGCGCAGGCGCGTGTCGATGCGGCCCACGGCCTGACCGCGTACGGCGCGCCGGCGGGCGGCAGCGTCGCGTCGGGTGCGCGCTCGACGGACGCGGACGTCATCGGTCTCGGACCGGTTTTCGCGAAGCCGTAA
- a CDS encoding DNA-binding protein: MPTDVDIITVEQIASIADRLTEEGRKVSPLTVWEAAGGGSLLAIAAGLQRWREARSPDVPQQQALTGLPDDLAETLVNVARRLWTVSRDDTERLAGQRLSVVNQRLSTALAERDEALAEFQKTGSEAEKNRQQMAEMLSALRASEESAARLREEVGTATARAQTAETQIEEAARRASMEQAEREAVTASLEEERRAKDALNAALAAKDEEIARIAQERDQTRQQHEQLHGLIAGKDEELARIADERNQTQQQHEQLHGLIAGKDQDLARIAEERDRARQDHADLHALLSGKDDELERVAQERDQFRQEHEALTRIAHDNSAQVERSSQDANAAQARAQAAEAQASESLARVAALEAELNEVRAALAVERESAAARSAEVVAQRDHVERVSGELEETRKRISALMEEKAEQGTELARVSNDVNALRERAESAEKNATDLAKRLVEKEQGEESELASLQRQVSAQAKSHSKAYDELRANAEQWVTYAKDLRQRLDVANEKILFIDARSTGEVALMRRLAVELERMKPDHELVLREAQQKLIGDKMAQQLAQKGYRYDPATAVMSKIES, encoded by the coding sequence ATGCCCACAGACGTAGACATCATCACTGTCGAGCAGATCGCGTCGATCGCCGATCGCCTGACCGAAGAAGGCCGCAAGGTCTCACCACTGACTGTTTGGGAGGCGGCCGGCGGCGGTTCGCTCCTCGCCATCGCGGCCGGCCTGCAGCGCTGGCGCGAGGCGCGTTCGCCGGACGTGCCGCAGCAGCAGGCCCTGACCGGACTTCCCGACGACCTGGCCGAGACGCTCGTGAACGTCGCGCGGCGACTCTGGACGGTTTCCCGCGACGACACCGAACGACTCGCCGGCCAGCGCCTCTCCGTGGTGAACCAGCGGCTTTCGACGGCGCTCGCGGAGCGCGACGAGGCGCTCGCCGAGTTCCAGAAGACCGGCAGCGAAGCCGAAAAGAACCGTCAGCAGATGGCGGAAATGCTGAGCGCGTTGCGGGCGTCGGAAGAGTCGGCCGCACGTCTGCGCGAAGAGGTTGGGACGGCCACGGCGCGCGCGCAGACCGCCGAGACGCAGATCGAGGAGGCGGCGCGGCGCGCATCGATGGAACAGGCCGAGCGCGAAGCCGTGACGGCGTCGCTCGAGGAAGAGCGGCGTGCGAAGGATGCGCTGAACGCGGCGCTGGCCGCGAAGGACGAAGAGATCGCGCGCATCGCGCAGGAGCGGGATCAGACGCGCCAGCAGCATGAGCAATTGCACGGTTTGATTGCCGGCAAGGATGAAGAACTCGCGCGTATCGCGGATGAACGCAATCAGACGCAACAGCAGCACGAGCAATTGCACGGTTTGATCGCCGGCAAGGACCAGGACCTCGCGCGTATCGCCGAAGAGCGTGATCGGGCGCGTCAGGATCACGCGGATCTGCATGCGTTGCTGTCGGGCAAGGACGATGAACTCGAGCGCGTTGCGCAGGAGCGCGATCAGTTTCGGCAGGAGCACGAGGCGCTGACCCGGATTGCGCATGACAATTCGGCGCAGGTCGAGCGCTCGTCGCAGGATGCGAACGCCGCGCAGGCGCGCGCGCAAGCCGCCGAAGCACAGGCGAGCGAAAGTCTCGCGCGCGTCGCCGCGCTGGAAGCCGAGTTGAACGAAGTGCGCGCCGCGCTGGCGGTGGAGCGTGAAAGCGCGGCTGCGCGCAGCGCGGAAGTCGTGGCGCAGCGCGATCACGTCGAGCGCGTGAGCGGCGAGCTGGAGGAAACCCGCAAGCGCATCAGCGCGTTGATGGAAGAAAAGGCCGAGCAGGGCACGGAACTCGCACGCGTATCGAACGATGTCAACGCCTTGCGCGAGCGCGCCGAGTCCGCCGAGAAGAACGCGACCGATCTGGCGAAGCGTCTCGTCGAGAAGGAGCAGGGCGAAGAGTCCGAACTCGCGTCGTTGCAGCGTCAGGTTTCGGCGCAGGCCAAGTCGCATTCGAAAGCGTACGACGAACTTCGCGCCAACGCCGAGCAATGGGTCACCTACGCGAAGGACTTGCGTCAGCGGCTCGATGTGGCCAACGAGAAGATTCTTTTCATCGATGCCCGCAGCACCGGCGAAGTCGCGCTGATGCGCAGGCTCGCGGTCGAACTGGAGCGCATGAAGCCGGACCACGAACTCGTGCTGCGCGAGGCGCAGCAGAAGCTGATCGGCGACAAGATGGCGCAACAGCTCGCGCAGAAGGGTTATCGCTATGATCCGGCGACGGCGGTGATGTCGAAGATCGAATCCTGA